The DNA region GAAGAAGGCGATCATACTCATGAGCCGACCACACAACAGGCCGGGGAAGATCATGGTCATTCCCATGATGGAGAATCGGATCACAGTCATGGGGATGGAGAACCTCGACTGGAAGGAGCCGGTGTCATTACGCAATGGACGGATAAAACCGAACTGTTCATGGAATATCCTGAACTGATTGTAGGACAGGAAGCTACCTTCGCTGTTCATCTGACCCGACTTTCCGATTTTCAGCCCATTTCTGAATCTGAAGTACAGTTTGTGTTTAGCTCAGAACGCGGCAATGAGGGGGCTCTTACCGAAACGGAGGTTCAAATTCCCGGAATATATGGTCCTGATGTTGTCTTTGAGCGAGCAGGAAGATACGATCTGACCATCATTATTCAAGGAATGGTTGACGATACGCTACAGGTCAACGGCATTCCCGTTTATGATTCTGCAGAAGATGTGCCTGCTACACATGGGGAAGAAGATCCTAACCTGATCACTTTTCTGAAGGAACAGCAGTGGAAAATTCCCTTTGCTACCCAAGAGGTAGGACGTCATACGTTATCTGAGAGCGTTGATGCGCACGGAGAACTCAAACCGGTTCAAAGCAAAGAAGTCGTTGTATCCGCTCCGTTTTCAGGGATTATTCTGAGCAGTGCCAATCAGAGATTGCCCATTGAGGGACAGAGTATCAATAAAGGTATGTCGCTGGTGCAACTGAATCCATCCATACAATCGGCGGATGGGGAAAACTACGCCCAGCAGTTTATTAATGCGCAATCTCAATTGTCATTAGCCGGGAAAAATCTGGAACGCTCGAAGCGATTATTTGAAAAAGAGGCCATTCCTGAATTAGAGCTGGAAAAAGCACGGATCGAATATCGTCAGGCGCTCACCCAATTTCAGACGATTAATGAGATCGCCCAAATTGACACGGCGTCGGTGGATACCTATGGCGAATCAGGGGGATCTTATCGTTTTGAAATGAAAGCGCCAATTTCCGGTACTGTGATTGAATCTTTCATAAGACCGGGTATGCAGATAAAAGCCGGAGAACCTCTGCTTAAAATTGCCGACTTGA from Halalkalibaculum roseum includes:
- a CDS encoding efflux RND transporter periplasmic adaptor subunit, which translates into the protein MKRLITLIILCTSLVMAGCGGAGDEAHSHGEEGDHTHEPTTQQAGEDHGHSHDGESDHSHGDGEPRLEGAGVITQWTDKTELFMEYPELIVGQEATFAVHLTRLSDFQPISESEVQFVFSSERGNEGALTETEVQIPGIYGPDVVFERAGRYDLTIIIQGMVDDTLQVNGIPVYDSAEDVPATHGEEDPNLITFLKEQQWKIPFATQEVGRHTLSESVDAHGELKPVQSKEVVVSAPFSGIILSSANQRLPIEGQSINKGMSLVQLNPSIQSADGENYAQQFINAQSQLSLAGKNLERSKRLFEKEAIPELELEKARIEYRQALTQFQTINEIAQIDTASVDTYGESGGSYRFEMKAPISGTVIESFIRPGMQIKAGEPLLKIADLSKMWLSVHVPAAERNAIQNPGDAVFYVQGNEKMYGMDEVNGRLISAGKQVDPQTRTLSLLYEIDNKEGLHSGLFVTAEIDTDQKENVIAIPESALIEEEGNFVVYVHVAGESFEKRAITTGIINRGWVEVLSGLNEGEHIVTTNAYQVKLASLSSEAPAHGHTH